A stretch of Christensenellaceae bacterium DNA encodes these proteins:
- a CDS encoding TIGR04076 family protein: MPVKKVKITVLKTTLDKELVEEYGAVGLTACPMMKEGQIFYADYAKPEGFCDEAWKAIYQYVFALAHGADNDLFYYGDWIRKPGVAICSCNDGLRPVIFKLEATEEISKISYTPVR; encoded by the coding sequence ATGCCAGTGAAAAAAGTAAAAATCACAGTGTTAAAAACAACTTTAGACAAAGAATTAGTTGAAGAATATGGGGCAGTCGGATTAACCGCTTGCCCAATGATGAAAGAGGGACAGATATTCTATGCGGATTACGCAAAACCTGAAGGCTTTTGTGATGAAGCATGGAAAGCTATTTATCAGTATGTGTTTGCCTTGGCACATGGAGCAGATAATGATTTATTTTATTACGGAGATTGGATTAGAAAACCCGGTGTTGCAATTTGTAGTTGTAATGACGGATTAAGACCTGTTATCTTCAAGTTAGAAGCAACAGAAGAAATCTCAAAAATCAGTTATACGCCCGTTAGATAA
- a CDS encoding maturase, translating to MRSPKNVLESLTSKAANKDYHYRRLYRNLYNPAFFLLAYERIQAKPGNMTAGSDGKTIDGMSMKRVESLIEKLKDFSYQPKPARRTYIPKANGKTRPLGIPSFDDKLVQEVVRMILESIYEPTFSITSHGFRPKRSCHTALQYIKRNYTGVKWFVEGDIKGCFDHVDHHVLVQILRRRIADEHFIGLIWKFLKAGYMENWVYYNTYSGTPQGSLISPILANIYLNELDVFMASYAESFNCGIKRKINPVYKKPLDIRRGKQEWLKRNETKISEEKRREVMAQIQELNSYLRSVPYSDPMDTEYKRVVYVRYADDFLIGVIGSKEDARQVKSDVGEFIREHLHLEMSPEKTLITHGNDFAHFLGYLITISQDRNCIRTSKGTVQRIYSGKVKLYVPKEKWLNRLLSYGALKISYDKAHGNKEVWEPVRRPGLIRLDDIEIMNQYNAEVRGMYNYYRLANNATVLNSFLYVMKFSMYKTFAGKYRTSMRKIIRKYCHNGDFTVSYPTKNGTKSVVFYNQGMRHSDKIVVSKNPDIIGRANENRRYTSLTDRLQGHVCEFCGAETEDIEIHHVRKLKDLSGKAEWERHMIARKRKTMALCHSCHVKLHNGTLD from the coding sequence ATGAGAAGTCCAAAGAACGTTTTGGAAAGTCTGACATCAAAAGCAGCAAACAAAGATTACCACTACAGGCGGCTCTATCGAAACCTGTATAACCCTGCATTTTTTCTGCTGGCATATGAACGTATCCAGGCCAAGCCTGGGAACATGACAGCCGGGAGCGATGGGAAAACAATCGACGGCATGAGTATGAAGCGAGTTGAATCCCTCATTGAAAAATTGAAAGATTTCAGCTATCAGCCGAAACCAGCCAGAAGAACGTATATCCCAAAAGCAAACGGTAAAACGCGCCCTCTTGGTATCCCGTCCTTTGATGACAAGTTGGTGCAAGAGGTGGTGCGCATGATACTGGAAAGTATCTATGAACCTACCTTTAGCATCACTTCCCATGGATTTCGCCCAAAGCGGAGCTGTCACACAGCTTTGCAATATATTAAGCGGAATTACACCGGGGTCAAATGGTTTGTCGAAGGCGACATCAAAGGGTGCTTTGACCATGTTGACCATCATGTGCTGGTACAGATACTACGCAGACGCATTGCGGACGAGCATTTTATCGGCCTGATTTGGAAATTCCTGAAAGCAGGATATATGGAAAATTGGGTGTATTACAACACCTATTCTGGCACCCCGCAAGGGTCGCTGATTAGCCCAATCCTGGCGAATATTTACCTCAATGAACTGGACGTGTTCATGGCGTCTTATGCGGAGTCCTTTAACTGCGGTATAAAACGGAAAATCAACCCGGTTTACAAGAAGCCGTTAGATATCCGGCGCGGTAAACAGGAATGGCTGAAACGCAATGAAACGAAAATCAGTGAAGAGAAGCGCCGGGAGGTTATGGCGCAGATACAGGAACTTAACAGTTATCTGCGCTCGGTCCCTTACAGCGACCCCATGGATACGGAATACAAGCGGGTTGTCTATGTCCGCTACGCCGATGATTTTCTGATTGGCGTGATTGGAAGCAAAGAGGACGCAAGGCAGGTCAAGTCCGATGTGGGAGAGTTCATCAGGGAGCACCTTCATCTGGAGATGTCCCCAGAGAAAACGCTCATCACCCACGGCAATGACTTCGCTCACTTCCTCGGATATCTGATTACAATCAGTCAAGACCGAAACTGTATCCGTACCTCAAAGGGCACTGTCCAGCGCATTTACTCCGGCAAGGTTAAACTTTATGTGCCCAAAGAGAAATGGCTGAACCGCCTACTATCCTATGGCGCACTGAAAATCAGCTACGACAAAGCCCATGGGAACAAAGAGGTATGGGAACCGGTGAGACGTCCGGGGCTGATACGCCTGGATGATATCGAGATTATGAACCAGTACAATGCAGAAGTGCGGGGAATGTACAACTATTATCGGCTGGCGAACAACGCAACGGTGCTGAACTCCTTCCTCTATGTGATGAAGTTCAGTATGTACAAGACCTTTGCCGGGAAATATCGGACGAGCATGCGGAAAATCATTCGCAAATACTGCCACAACGGAGATTTTACCGTATCGTATCCGACGAAAAACGGGACAAAATCCGTGGTGTTCTACAATCAGGGAATGCGTCATAGCGACAAAATCGTTGTGTCGAAAAACCCAGACATCATTGGTAGAGCGAACGAGAATCGCCGCTATACAAGTCTGACAGACCGATTGCAAGGCCATGTATGCGAGTTCTGCGGAGCCGAAACAGAGGATATTGAAATTCATCATGTCCGGAAACTGAAAGATTTGAGTGGTAAGGCGGAATGGGAACGCCATATGATTGCACGTAAACGCAAGACAATGGCTCTGTGCCATTCCTGCCATGTAAAGCTGCACAATGGCACATTAGACTGA
- a CDS encoding conjugal transfer protein TraG has protein sequence MNRDSNRQSAIILAVIGILPVVWLGLLIAPSVKGGLPEILPSLLTVFNDPFHIELCGDSLKTVLVLLLLYGTGIGIYLSTRRNYRRREEHGSAKWGSAKAIDKKYRQSPPSENKLMTQNVRIGLNAKKHRRNLNTLVCGGSGAGKTRFYCKPNLMQTSNSSQVILDPKGEILRDVGNLLEKAGYEIKVLDLISMEKSHCYNPFVYLRNDNDIQRLVTNLFKSTTPKGSQSNDPFWDTAASMLLLALIFYLHYEAPEEEQNFAMVMEMLRAAAIEDEEDNRPSPLDNLFADLEMDNPDHIALKYYRSYHSGSAKTLKSIQITLAARLEKFNLESLAGLTATDELDLSSLGEKKVALFALIPDNDTSFNFLVSILYTQLFQQLFYLADHKYGGSLPVHCHFIMDEFANVSLPDDFDKILSVMRSRGVSVSIILQNLAQLKALFEKQWESIVGNCDEFLYLGGNEQSTHKYVSELLGKETIDTNTYGKSEGRSGSYSTNYQISGRELLTPDEVRMLDNRYAILFIRGELPVMDLKYDILKHPNVAYTADGKGGVYQHGEVTKNVATIETLYVDLDSVPEMELSETTYELLSDEDFENLTN, from the coding sequence GTGAATCGAGATAGCAACAGGCAGTCTGCGATTATCCTTGCGGTTATTGGGATTCTTCCCGTTGTGTGGCTCGGCTTATTGATAGCACCGTCTGTTAAAGGCGGTCTGCCGGAGATACTGCCGAGCCTTTTGACGGTATTCAATGATCCGTTCCATATCGAGCTTTGCGGGGACAGCTTAAAGACTGTCCTCGTTCTGCTTTTGCTCTACGGAACGGGGATTGGGATTTATCTGTCCACACGGAGGAACTACCGCAGGCGTGAGGAACACGGCTCTGCGAAATGGGGCAGCGCAAAAGCCATTGATAAAAAGTACCGTCAAAGCCCGCCCTCGGAAAACAAGCTGATGACGCAGAATGTCCGGATCGGACTCAATGCGAAAAAGCACCGCCGCAATCTCAATACTTTGGTGTGCGGCGGCTCCGGCGCAGGTAAGACGAGATTCTATTGCAAGCCGAACTTAATGCAGACAAGCAATTCCTCTCAGGTAATTTTAGATCCAAAAGGGGAAATTTTGCGTGATGTCGGCAATCTGCTTGAAAAAGCAGGCTATGAGATCAAGGTGCTGGACTTGATTTCAATGGAGAAAAGCCATTGTTACAACCCATTTGTCTATCTCAGGAACGACAACGATATTCAGCGCCTTGTGACCAACCTTTTTAAGAGTACCACCCCGAAAGGCTCTCAATCCAACGATCCTTTTTGGGATACTGCGGCGAGTATGCTTCTACTCGCCCTTATTTTTTATCTGCACTATGAAGCGCCGGAGGAGGAACAGAACTTCGCAATGGTAATGGAAATGCTCAGGGCGGCGGCGATTGAGGACGAGGAGGACAACCGCCCTTCTCCCCTTGATAACCTGTTTGCCGATTTGGAAATGGATAATCCCGACCATATCGCCCTGAAATACTACCGATCCTACCACTCCGGCTCGGCTAAGACCTTAAAGAGTATCCAGATTACCCTTGCCGCACGACTTGAAAAATTTAACCTTGAAAGCCTTGCGGGGCTTACCGCCACCGATGAGCTTGACCTTTCCTCGTTGGGCGAAAAGAAAGTTGCTTTGTTCGCTCTCATTCCCGACAACGATACGAGTTTTAATTTCCTTGTGTCGATTTTATACACGCAGCTATTCCAACAGCTTTTCTACCTTGCCGACCACAAGTACGGCGGAAGCCTGCCTGTCCATTGTCATTTTATAATGGACGAGTTCGCAAATGTTTCGCTGCCCGATGACTTTGACAAAATACTTTCCGTTATGCGTTCAAGAGGTGTGTCCGTATCTATCATTCTGCAAAATCTGGCGCAGTTAAAGGCTTTGTTTGAGAAACAATGGGAAAGTATCGTAGGCAACTGCGATGAATTTCTCTATCTCGGCGGCAATGAGCAGAGTACGCACAAGTATGTGTCCGAGCTTTTAGGCAAGGAAACGATTGATACAAACACCTACGGGAAAAGTGAGGGACGAAGCGGAAGTTACTCGACCAATTATCAGATTTCCGGTCGTGAGCTGCTTACCCCTGACGAAGTGAGAATGCTCGACAACCGCTACGCTATTTTGTTTATCCGTGGCGAGCTTCCGGTAATGGATTTGAAGTACGACATTTTGAAGCACCCGAATGTGGCGTATACCGCAGACGGGAAAGGCGGCGTGTATCAGCACGGCGAAGTCACAAAAAATGTGGCGACCATTGAAACCCTGTATGTTGATCTCGACAGCGTTCCCGAAATGGAGCTTTCGGAAACGACTTACGAGCTGTTGTCCGATGAGGACTTTGAAAATTTAACAAATTGA
- a CDS encoding transposase produces the protein MNERENIIRKWFDMWLKQQNLGIDDIFTEDVVYTESWSPKYQDRKTVKHWFDEWNTRGKVLIWDIKQFFHKGNQTIVEWYFKNEMNSGSVEEFDGISLVEWTDDNKIKSLKEFGCNRNNYNPYQYGDQPRFRDEKANWF, from the coding sequence ATGAATGAGAGGGAAAACATTATCCGTAAATGGTTTGATATGTGGCTGAAACAACAGAACTTGGGCATAGACGATATTTTTACAGAAGATGTGGTTTATACAGAAAGCTGGAGTCCAAAATATCAGGATCGAAAAACTGTTAAGCATTGGTTTGATGAGTGGAATACACGGGGCAAAGTCCTTATTTGGGACATTAAGCAGTTTTTCCATAAAGGTAATCAGACTATCGTGGAATGGTACTTCAAAAATGAAATGAATTCTGGAAGCGTAGAAGAATTTGACGGCATTTCACTTGTAGAGTGGACGGATGATAACAAAATTAAGTCTTTAAAAGAATTTGGCTGCAACCGTAATAACTATAATCCGTATCAATATGGCGATCAACCTCGATTTAGAGATGAAAAGGCAAATTGGTTTTGA
- a CDS encoding hydrolase, with the protein MIKTLTNLRKQEKEKFVVPKGVQDVIPIIAIYDDGIFQIGKDKFSKTYKFSDINYAVASREDKEAMFLEYSELLNSLDSGATTKITINNRRLNRLDFENNILIPMKGDSLDEYREEYNKILLEKATGANAIVQDKYMTISVNKKNIEDARNYFARVGADLIAHFGRLGSKCVELETDERLRIFHDFYRVGEESSFHFDIKETRKKGHSFKDYICPDSMEFEKDYFKMGDRYGRVLFLREYASYIKDSMVAELTDLNRNLMMSIDVVPVPTDEAVREAENRLLGVETNITNWQRRQNSNNNFSATVPYDMEQQKKEMKEFLDDLTTRDQRMMFAVITFVHTADSKEQLDNDTEALLTTARKHLCQFGVLKFQQVDGLNTAIPFGVRKIDTFRTLTTESLAVFIPFRVQDIFHENGIYYGQNVISKNMIIADRKQLLNGNSFILGVSGGGKSFAAKGEIENVILSSDSDVIIIDPEREYSQLVKALGGEVIHISATSQNHINAMDMTKEYGDGANPVILKSEFIMSLCEQLIGGSNLGAKQKSIIDRCTAGVYRTYQQNNYQGEVPTLQDFRAELLKQDEPEAQEIALAIELFTNGSLNTFAKHTNVDTNNRLICYDILDLGKQLMPIGMLVVLDSILNRITQNRAKGRNTFIFIDEIYLLFQHEYSANFLFTLWKRVRKYGAYATGITQNVDDLLQSHTARTMLANSEFIIMLNQASTDRLELAKLLNISDLQMSYITNVEAGHGLIKVGSSLVPFANKFPKNTKLYKLMTTKPGESA; encoded by the coding sequence ATGATTAAAACACTTACCAATCTCCGCAAGCAGGAAAAGGAAAAGTTTGTCGTGCCGAAGGGCGTTCAGGATGTGATCCCCATTATCGCCATCTATGATGACGGTATTTTTCAGATTGGGAAAGACAAGTTTTCCAAGACCTATAAATTTTCCGATATTAACTATGCCGTTGCCAGCCGTGAGGACAAGGAAGCGATGTTCCTCGAATACTCGGAGCTGCTCAATTCCCTCGACTCCGGCGCAACGACAAAAATCACGATCAACAACCGCCGCCTAAACCGTCTGGACTTTGAGAACAACATCCTTATCCCGATGAAAGGCGACAGCCTCGATGAATACCGTGAGGAATATAATAAAATCCTTTTGGAGAAAGCGACGGGCGCAAACGCTATCGTGCAGGATAAGTATATGACGATTTCCGTCAACAAGAAGAATATTGAGGACGCAAGGAATTATTTTGCCCGTGTGGGCGCTGACCTGATCGCCCACTTCGGCAGGCTCGGCAGCAAGTGCGTGGAGCTGGAAACCGATGAAAGGCTGCGTATCTTCCACGACTTTTATCGTGTGGGCGAGGAATCCTCTTTCCACTTTGATATAAAGGAAACCCGCAAAAAGGGACACAGTTTCAAGGACTATATCTGCCCTGATTCTATGGAATTTGAAAAGGACTACTTCAAAATGGGCGACCGTTACGGGAGAGTCCTTTTTCTGCGTGAGTACGCTTCCTATATCAAGGACAGTATGGTGGCGGAGCTGACAGACCTCAACCGCAATCTGATGATGTCCATTGATGTCGTACCTGTGCCGACGGATGAAGCGGTACGGGAAGCGGAAAACCGTCTGCTCGGCGTGGAGACGAATATTACCAACTGGCAGAGGCGGCAAAATTCCAACAATAACTTTTCGGCGACCGTTCCCTATGATATGGAGCAGCAGAAAAAGGAAATGAAGGAATTTCTCGATGACCTGACTACGAGAGATCAGCGAATGATGTTCGCCGTGATTACCTTTGTGCATACGGCGGATTCCAAAGAACAGCTTGATAACGACACGGAAGCGCTGCTTACCACGGCGAGAAAGCACCTTTGTCAGTTCGGCGTGTTGAAATTCCAGCAGGTGGACGGACTGAATACTGCTATACCGTTCGGCGTGAGAAAGATTGATACCTTCCGCACCCTTACCACGGAATCGCTTGCCGTATTTATTCCATTCAGAGTACAGGATATTTTCCACGAGAATGGGATTTATTACGGGCAGAATGTGATCAGCAAAAATATGATTATCGCCGACCGCAAGCAGCTCCTCAACGGTAATTCCTTTATCCTTGGTGTATCGGGCGGCGGCAAGTCCTTTGCCGCAAAGGGCGAGATTGAGAATGTGATTCTTTCTTCGGATTCCGATGTTATCATCATTGATCCGGAGCGGGAATATTCACAGCTTGTGAAGGCGCTCGGCGGCGAGGTGATCCATATCTCCGCTACTTCCCAAAATCACATCAATGCTATGGATATGACAAAAGAATACGGCGACGGGGCGAATCCGGTTATTTTGAAATCCGAGTTTATTATGTCCCTGTGTGAACAGCTCATCGGCGGCAGCAACCTCGGCGCAAAGCAGAAATCCATTATCGACCGCTGCACCGCCGGCGTGTACCGCACCTATCAGCAGAACAACTATCAGGGCGAAGTACCGACCTTGCAGGATTTCAGGGCGGAGCTTCTCAAGCAGGACGAGCCGGAGGCGCAGGAAATCGCCCTTGCCATCGAGCTGTTTACAAACGGCAGTTTGAACACCTTTGCGAAGCATACGAATGTGGATACCAATAACCGCCTGATCTGCTATGACATCTTAGACCTCGGAAAGCAGCTTATGCCTATCGGTATGCTGGTCGTTCTCGACTCTATCTTAAACCGCATTACGCAGAACAGGGCAAAAGGCAGAAACACCTTCATCTTCATTGATGAGATTTATCTGCTGTTCCAGCACGAGTATTCTGCAAACTTCCTTTTTACCCTTTGGAAGCGTGTGCGTAAATACGGGGCGTATGCGACGGGTATCACGCAGAATGTGGACGACCTTTTGCAGAGCCATACGGCAAGGACAATGCTCGCAAACTCTGAATTTATCATTATGCTCAATCAGGCTTCCACGGACAGGCTGGAGCTTGCGAAGCTCTTAAATATCTCCGATCTTCAGATGTCGTATATTACGAATGTGGAAGCCGGACACGGGCTTATCAAGGTGGGAAGCTCCCTCGTGCCGTTTGCAAATAAATTCCCGAAAAATACGAAGCTGTATAAGCTGATGACAACGAAACCGGGCGAGAGCGCATAA
- a CDS encoding topoisomerase encodes MPYIAPEVIEQARQIDLLTYLQNCEPHELVRISGNNYTTRTHDSLKISNGKWMWWSQRIGGYNALDYLVKVRGISFVEAVETLMGKAAVMPTLTVRPKREEKPKILLLPEKSKTTDKIRDYLFSRGIDGTITDECIKKGVIFESLPYHNIVFVGFDEKQKPKYAAFRATNSRRILGDCSGSDKHYSFRLADSASSEVHLFECAIDLLSYATLSKLSGRDWRQENLVSLAGVYLPKEKIEDSTTPAALVRYLEEKPHIRQIHIHFDNDSAGRKAAKALKIILPKRYEVFNEPPKKGKDYNDYLCIQLGIYKSKERSYER; translated from the coding sequence GTGCCATATATAGCACCGGAGGTAATCGAGCAGGCTCGGCAGATTGACCTTTTGACCTATCTGCAAAACTGTGAGCCGCACGAGCTGGTACGGATTTCAGGCAACAACTACACTACCCGTACCCACGACAGCTTAAAGATTTCAAACGGCAAATGGATGTGGTGGTCGCAGCGGATCGGCGGATATAACGCCCTTGACTATCTTGTGAAAGTCAGGGGCATTTCTTTTGTGGAGGCGGTTGAGACATTGATGGGCAAGGCGGCGGTTATGCCTACGTTGACCGTCAGACCAAAGCGGGAGGAAAAGCCGAAAATTCTCCTACTGCCCGAAAAAAGCAAAACGACCGATAAAATCAGGGACTACCTTTTTAGCAGAGGGATTGACGGAACAATTACTGATGAATGTATCAAAAAAGGCGTTATCTTTGAGAGCCTGCCCTACCATAACATTGTTTTCGTAGGCTTTGATGAAAAGCAAAAACCGAAATACGCCGCTTTCCGTGCGACCAACAGCCGCCGTATTTTGGGCGACTGCTCCGGCAGCGATAAGCACTATTCTTTTCGGTTAGCAGACAGTGCAAGCAGCGAGGTACACCTTTTTGAATGTGCCATTGACCTGCTTTCCTACGCAACACTTTCCAAGCTGTCCGGCAGGGACTGGCGGCAGGAAAACCTTGTTTCCCTTGCGGGCGTTTACCTTCCGAAAGAGAAAATCGAGGACAGCACTACCCCCGCCGCCCTTGTGCGATACCTTGAAGAAAAGCCGCATATCCGGCAAATTCATATCCATTTTGATAACGACAGCGCAGGAAGAAAAGCGGCTAAGGCGCTGAAAATCATCTTGCCAAAGCGGTACGAGGTCTTTAACGAGCCGCCGAAGAAAGGCAAGGACTATAACGATTACCTCTGCATACAGCTTGGAATTTACAAATCCAAAGAAAGGAGCTATGAGCGTTGA
- a CDS encoding SrtB family sortase, translating into MRKKICIALMVTFAVLLGVSSYFIIDHYREAEHQAQMYDSLVQIVEDSQAEPAEPIPYSEDKTILPELTELYRQNNDLIGWICVEDTNINYPVMQTTDNPNYYLKRGFDKEYSSYGCPYVQEDCDVLKPSDNVVIYGHHMNNGAMFADLEKFKSKDFWREHRTIAFHTLTDKNEYEILAAFKTVVYTDSPDSFRYYRFTDAQSPEEFQAFVAKCKEFSFYDTGVSAEYGDKLITLSTCEYSRTNGRLVVVAKKITESSDVNAPANDGAAEIPS; encoded by the coding sequence ATGAGAAAAAAGATTTGTATTGCGCTGATGGTGACGTTTGCCGTCCTGCTCGGCGTCAGCAGCTATTTCATTATCGACCATTACAGGGAGGCGGAACATCAGGCGCAGATGTACGATTCTCTCGTACAGATCGTAGAGGACAGCCAAGCCGAGCCTGCCGAGCCGATTCCCTATTCGGAAGATAAGACGATACTGCCGGAGCTTACCGAGCTGTACCGGCAAAACAATGATTTGATCGGCTGGATTTGCGTGGAAGATACAAACATCAATTATCCCGTTATGCAGACAACGGATAATCCCAATTACTATCTGAAGCGTGGGTTTGACAAAGAATATTCTTCCTATGGCTGTCCTTATGTGCAGGAGGACTGCGATGTTTTGAAGCCTTCGGACAATGTGGTGATTTACGGTCATCATATGAACAATGGCGCAATGTTCGCCGACCTTGAAAAATTTAAGAGTAAGGATTTTTGGAGAGAACACAGGACGATTGCGTTTCATACTCTGACGGACAAAAACGAGTATGAAATCCTTGCGGCTTTCAAAACCGTAGTTTACACCGACAGTCCTGACTCCTTCCGATATTACCGGTTTACGGACGCTCAGTCGCCGGAGGAATTTCAGGCTTTTGTGGCTAAATGCAAGGAGTTTTCTTTTTATGATACGGGCGTATCGGCAGAGTACGGCGATAAGCTGATTACCCTTTCTACCTGCGAATACTCTCGTACCAACGGAAGGCTTGTTGTGGTGGCGAAGAAAATTACAGAAAGCAGTGATGTCAATGCTCCCGCAAATGACGGGGCGGCAGAGATACCGAGCTAA
- a CDS encoding hydrolase, whose translation MPMKNILIHGLGQNSKDWDTIKNELETREISSIAPDLFDLAKGRELNYPIVYQVFSELCESFKDKLNLCGLSLGGLLALNYAIEHPKKINSLVLIGTPYEIPKGFLKLQNFVFKFMPKSVFQNMGVSKKDFIRLSKSMANLNFMESAALECPALILCGAKDKTNMESAKRFHESMKNSKLVIVDDSGHEVNKDNPNELVSILQNFWAER comes from the coding sequence TTGCCTATGAAAAATATTTTGATTCACGGCTTGGGACAAAACAGCAAGGATTGGGATACCATTAAAAACGAGTTGGAAACGAGGGAAATTTCCTCTATCGCTCCTGATTTATTTGACCTTGCAAAAGGCAGGGAATTAAACTATCCCATAGTATATCAGGTGTTTAGCGAGCTGTGCGAGTCTTTCAAAGACAAACTAAATCTTTGTGGGCTTTCGCTTGGGGGATTGCTTGCGCTCAATTATGCTATTGAGCATCCGAAGAAAATAAACTCTCTTGTCCTGATTGGAACGCCGTATGAAATACCTAAAGGATTTCTGAAGCTCCAAAACTTTGTGTTTAAGTTTATGCCCAAATCTGTATTTCAAAATATGGGCGTAAGTAAAAAAGACTTTATTCGTTTGAGCAAATCAATGGCTAATCTCAATTTTATGGAGTCGGCGGCACTTGAGTGTCCTGCCCTTATTCTTTGCGGTGCAAAGGATAAAACGAATATGGAGAGCGCAAAGAGGTTTCACGAATCAATGAAAAACAGTAAGCTGGTCATTGTAGATGATTCCGGTCACGAAGTCAACAAAGATAATCCGAATGAGTTGGTCAGTATTTTACAAAACTTTTGGGCAGAAAGATAG